A part of Heliangelus exortis chromosome 3, bHelExo1.hap1, whole genome shotgun sequence genomic DNA contains:
- the VGLL2 gene encoding transcription cofactor vestigial-like protein 2 isoform X2: MSCLDVMYQVYGPHQPYFAAAYSPYHQKLAFYSKMQEAPESGSSGSTSSSFSSHPAASIKEEDCSPEKERPPEAEYINSRCVLFTYFQGDISAVVDEHFSRALSQPSSFSLGSPKAVRNAASWRDGSFPMSQRSFPPSFWNSTYQTSSVPATLSSPLAAAAHSELPFAAATDPYAPASLHGHLHQGGPEPWHHAHHHHHHHHHHPYIGTQSTAYPRPAAMHDVYGPHFDPRYGSLLVPTASVRPHRLTPAAVPTPVSPPCELGKSEAGTAAAWTTPGPFSSTAGDMAQSLSLNVDAARRYSFCGGPLLS; the protein is encoded by the exons ATGAGCTGTTTGGATGTTATGTACCAAGTCTACGGTCCCCACCAACCCTACTTCGCAGCAGCCTACAGCCCCTATCACCAG aaACTCGCCTTTTACTCCAAAATGCAAGAAGCCCCGGAGAgcggcagcagcggcagcaccagcagctccttctccagccaTCCCGCGGCCAGCATCAAGGAGGAGGACTGCAGCCCCGAGAAGGAGCGACCTCCCGAGGCCGAGTACATCAACTCCCGCTGTGTCCTTTTCACCTACTTCCAGGGGGACATCAGTGCCGTGGTGGACGAGCACTTCAGCCGGGCTCTTAGCCAGCCCAGCAGCTTCTCGCTCGGCAGCCCGAAGGCGGTTCGGAACGCCGCGTCTTGGAGGG ATGGCTCCTTCCCAATGAGCCAGCGCAGCTTCCCTCCATCCTTCTGGAACAGCACGTACCAGACTTCCTCAGTCCCAGCCACCCTGAGCAGCCCCTTGGCAGCTGCCGCCCACAGCGAGCTGCCCTTTGCCGCCGCCACCGACCCCTACGCGCCCGCCTCCCTGCATGGCCACCTGCACCAGGGTGGTCCCGAGCCCTGGCACCAtgcccaccaccaccaccaccatcaccaccaccacccctaCATTGGCACACAGAGCACCGCTtacccccgccccgccgccatGCACGATGTCTACGGGCCCCACTTCGACCCCCGCTACGGCTCACTCCTGGTGCCCACCGCCTCCGTCCGCCCCCACCGCCTCACCCCCGCCGCCGTGCCCACCCCGGTCAGCCCCCCCTGTGAACTGGGCAAGAGCGAGGCGGGCACCGCTGCTGCCTGGACGACGCCGGGACCCTTCTCCAGCACGGCGGGAGACATGGCACAGAGCCTCAGCCTCAATGTGGACGCAG CTCGTCGTTACTCCTTCTGTGGTGGACCCCTTCTGAGCTGA
- the VGLL2 gene encoding transcription cofactor vestigial-like protein 2 isoform X4, with product MSCLDVMYQVYGPHQPYFAAAYSPYHQKLAFYSKMQEAPESGSSGSTSSSFSSHPAASIKEEDCSPEKERPPEAEYINSRCVLFTYFQGDISAVVDEHFSRALSQPSSFSLGSPKAVRNAASWRARRYSFCGGPLLS from the exons ATGAGCTGTTTGGATGTTATGTACCAAGTCTACGGTCCCCACCAACCCTACTTCGCAGCAGCCTACAGCCCCTATCACCAG aaACTCGCCTTTTACTCCAAAATGCAAGAAGCCCCGGAGAgcggcagcagcggcagcaccagcagctccttctccagccaTCCCGCGGCCAGCATCAAGGAGGAGGACTGCAGCCCCGAGAAGGAGCGACCTCCCGAGGCCGAGTACATCAACTCCCGCTGTGTCCTTTTCACCTACTTCCAGGGGGACATCAGTGCCGTGGTGGACGAGCACTTCAGCCGGGCTCTTAGCCAGCCCAGCAGCTTCTCGCTCGGCAGCCCGAAGGCGGTTCGGAACGCCGCGTCTTGGAGGG CTCGTCGTTACTCCTTCTGTGGTGGACCCCTTCTGAGCTGA
- the VGLL2 gene encoding transcription cofactor vestigial-like protein 2 isoform X1, whose product MSCLDVMYQVYGPHQPYFAAAYSPYHQKLAFYSKMQEAPESGSSGSTSSSFSSHPAASIKEEDCSPEKERPPEAEYINSRCVLFTYFQGDISAVVDEHFSRALSQPSSFSLGSPKAVRNAASWRDGSFPMSQRSFPPSFWNSTYQTSSVPATLSSPLAAAAHSELPFAAATDPYAPASLHGHLHQGGPEPWHHAHHHHHHHHHHPYIGTQSTAYPRPAAMHDVYGPHFDPRYGSLLVPTASVRPHRLTPAAVPTPVSPPCELGKSEAGTAAAWTTPGPFSSTAGDMAQSLSLNVDAGLQPQDKSKDLYWF is encoded by the exons ATGAGCTGTTTGGATGTTATGTACCAAGTCTACGGTCCCCACCAACCCTACTTCGCAGCAGCCTACAGCCCCTATCACCAG aaACTCGCCTTTTACTCCAAAATGCAAGAAGCCCCGGAGAgcggcagcagcggcagcaccagcagctccttctccagccaTCCCGCGGCCAGCATCAAGGAGGAGGACTGCAGCCCCGAGAAGGAGCGACCTCCCGAGGCCGAGTACATCAACTCCCGCTGTGTCCTTTTCACCTACTTCCAGGGGGACATCAGTGCCGTGGTGGACGAGCACTTCAGCCGGGCTCTTAGCCAGCCCAGCAGCTTCTCGCTCGGCAGCCCGAAGGCGGTTCGGAACGCCGCGTCTTGGAGGG ATGGCTCCTTCCCAATGAGCCAGCGCAGCTTCCCTCCATCCTTCTGGAACAGCACGTACCAGACTTCCTCAGTCCCAGCCACCCTGAGCAGCCCCTTGGCAGCTGCCGCCCACAGCGAGCTGCCCTTTGCCGCCGCCACCGACCCCTACGCGCCCGCCTCCCTGCATGGCCACCTGCACCAGGGTGGTCCCGAGCCCTGGCACCAtgcccaccaccaccaccaccatcaccaccaccacccctaCATTGGCACACAGAGCACCGCTtacccccgccccgccgccatGCACGATGTCTACGGGCCCCACTTCGACCCCCGCTACGGCTCACTCCTGGTGCCCACCGCCTCCGTCCGCCCCCACCGCCTCACCCCCGCCGCCGTGCCCACCCCGGTCAGCCCCCCCTGTGAACTGGGCAAGAGCGAGGCGGGCACCGCTGCTGCCTGGACGACGCCGGGACCCTTCTCCAGCACGGCGGGAGACATGGCACAGAGCCTCAGCCTCAATGTGGACGCAG GTTTGCAGCCTCAGGACAAAAGCAAGGATCTTTACTGGTTTTAG
- the VGLL2 gene encoding transcription cofactor vestigial-like protein 2 isoform X3, translating into MQEAPESGSSGSTSSSFSSHPAASIKEEDCSPEKERPPEAEYINSRCVLFTYFQGDISAVVDEHFSRALSQPSSFSLGSPKAVRNAASWRDGSFPMSQRSFPPSFWNSTYQTSSVPATLSSPLAAAAHSELPFAAATDPYAPASLHGHLHQGGPEPWHHAHHHHHHHHHHPYIGTQSTAYPRPAAMHDVYGPHFDPRYGSLLVPTASVRPHRLTPAAVPTPVSPPCELGKSEAGTAAAWTTPGPFSSTAGDMAQSLSLNVDAGLQPQDKSKDLYWF; encoded by the exons ATGCAAGAAGCCCCGGAGAgcggcagcagcggcagcaccagcagctccttctccagccaTCCCGCGGCCAGCATCAAGGAGGAGGACTGCAGCCCCGAGAAGGAGCGACCTCCCGAGGCCGAGTACATCAACTCCCGCTGTGTCCTTTTCACCTACTTCCAGGGGGACATCAGTGCCGTGGTGGACGAGCACTTCAGCCGGGCTCTTAGCCAGCCCAGCAGCTTCTCGCTCGGCAGCCCGAAGGCGGTTCGGAACGCCGCGTCTTGGAGGG ATGGCTCCTTCCCAATGAGCCAGCGCAGCTTCCCTCCATCCTTCTGGAACAGCACGTACCAGACTTCCTCAGTCCCAGCCACCCTGAGCAGCCCCTTGGCAGCTGCCGCCCACAGCGAGCTGCCCTTTGCCGCCGCCACCGACCCCTACGCGCCCGCCTCCCTGCATGGCCACCTGCACCAGGGTGGTCCCGAGCCCTGGCACCAtgcccaccaccaccaccaccatcaccaccaccacccctaCATTGGCACACAGAGCACCGCTtacccccgccccgccgccatGCACGATGTCTACGGGCCCCACTTCGACCCCCGCTACGGCTCACTCCTGGTGCCCACCGCCTCCGTCCGCCCCCACCGCCTCACCCCCGCCGCCGTGCCCACCCCGGTCAGCCCCCCCTGTGAACTGGGCAAGAGCGAGGCGGGCACCGCTGCTGCCTGGACGACGCCGGGACCCTTCTCCAGCACGGCGGGAGACATGGCACAGAGCCTCAGCCTCAATGTGGACGCAG GTTTGCAGCCTCAGGACAAAAGCAAGGATCTTTACTGGTTTTAG
- the LOC139794854 gene encoding uncharacterized protein has product MQSGKRSGTGRAVLAGKQPRGRRDNFIEISALIDTRDSPSGAACSAAAGRGSPPQSIHGFPQPCPTAAVPSLGAGFSSPYPQKPGKPCSLPALSPPPFPEGNCGAPLQSGWQTVCPSGSGGGGRDADGQGVSDASVLQGARQERKGRAAPGHRCPELPQSVEARPSKRRKRKRKKQRKLKPLKSHGKVKALAPKAARSPSVVAGQKHLSWRGSATAGGVSAPVPEGRRCGESRGHPPSTARADRNSSAGGVRGGLDRTGSAGTRRRPPRGGIEVTERTGDGTRRDGRTGRGAACPTGQPLSRCASFHLFNFVCLPCPELPRRVPSRLLSERSRV; this is encoded by the exons ATGCAATCCGGGAAGAGGAGCGGGACGGGGAGGGCTGTGCTTGCCGGGAAACAACCCCGTGGCCGGCGGGATAATTTTATCGAAATCAGCGCATTAATCGATACTCGCGACAGCCCGTCCGGTGCAGCGTGCAGCGCGGCGGCGGGACGTGGATCCCCGCCACAAAGTATCCACGGGTTCCCGCAGCCCTGCCCCACGGCAGCCGTGCCGTCCCTCGGGGCCGGGTTTTCCTCCCCTTACCCCCAGAAACCAGGGAAACCCTGCAGCCTCCCGGCACTCTCGCCTCCTCCATTTCCAGAGGGTAACTGCGGAGCACCCCTCCAAAGCGGCTGGCAAACTGTCTGCCCAAGTGGCTCCGGCGGCGGAGGACGGGATGCCGACGGGCAAGGAGTAAGCGATGCCTCGGTTTTGCAGGGTGCCCGCCAGGAGCggaaaggcagagctgcccCGGGGCATCGCTGTCCCGAGCTGCCGCAGTCGGTCGAAGCCCGTCCCagtaaaagaaggaagagaaaaagaaaaaaacaaagaaaactaaaaCCCCTAAAAAGCCATGGCAAGGTTAAAGCTCTCGCTCCAAAGGCAGCCCGCAGCCCGTCGGTCGTCGCCGGG CAAAAGCACCTCAGCTGGAGGGGCTCCGCGACAGCCGGAGGAGTTTCAGCACCGGTCCCGGAGGGTCGCAGGTGTGGGGAGAGCCGAGGACACCCCCCTTCTACAGCCAGAGCTGACCGCAATAGTAGCGCAGGAGGAGTGAGGGGAGGTCTGGACCGCACCGGCAGCGCAGGGACCCGCCGGCGGCCGCCGAGGGGCGGGATAGAGGTGACGGAGAGGACTGGGGACGGGACGAGACGGGACGGACGGACGGGACGGGGGGCGGCTTGTCCAACGGGACAGCCCCTCTCCCGCTGTGcttcatttcatttatttaatttcgTGTGCTTACCGTGCCCGGAGCTGCCCCGCCGGGTTCCTTCGCGCCTCCTCTCCGAACGCTCCCGGGTCTGA